One Xiphophorus couchianus chromosome 1, X_couchianus-1.0, whole genome shotgun sequence genomic region harbors:
- the nfascb gene encoding neurofascin isoform X3 gives MRTLVGPGLLLFLWQSIWALDVPLETRQPPTIIKQSLQEHIVDPKETMVMECEAKGNPHPIFSWRRNGKYFNVARDSQVSMRRRSGTLDIYAKHNPEQYEAEYQCVASNLYGSAYTHKIRLRLYRPPVWPREILEPVIISAGLPLVLPCDAPPGPPKPETYWMSSCSYARPFNWPVQTAFPTMQAVRQDRRVSMGVNGDLYFSNVLVNDSTTDYCCSARFPYKNMIQQKMPVVVKVLTTRTVAEAAPTWLSPKGSSSSILVLQGEELLLECIAGGMPTPRITWTKDGEDLPVTSSMKVKNFNKMIQIPKASFEDAGEYMCAATNRIGYIEHTITVRVRAAPFWLERPTNLILAPEENGQLVCRSDGAPRPTISWSINGEPIETSTPQSNRQVSGETITFRSVSTENTAVYQCNASNEHGYLLANAFVNVLHATPRIIGPRNELIKTIEGHRAFLDCRFFGSPVPELRWSRYGQGNLEGNRFRIHRNGTLEIKRIQIEDQGTYLCVISNIAGRDENQVRVEVKEPIIIVTKPQSMKVLRGSDVRLECGVKPDTAASITTAWMKNKKQAALSWRVSMDGSNLVITNVNRGDEGNYTCVIQNDLEQKSASAHLMTDQVLRLTWNCQIHMSAVCDSVGFLETATTAPLMSI, from the exons CCAGACAACCTCCAACCATCATAAAGCAGTCGTTACAGGAGCACATTGTGGATCCCAAAGAAACAATGGTCATGGAGTGTGAAGCCAAAGGCAACCCTCATCCTAT TTTCTCATGGAGGCGTAACGGGAAGTACTTCAATGTGGCCCGTGACTCCCAGGTGTCAATGCGCAGGCGCTCAGGGACTCTAGACATCTATGCCAAACACAATCCTGAACAGTACGAAGCAGAGTATCAGTGCGTTGCCTCCAATCTGTATGGGTCCGCATACACACACAAGATCAGACTACGGCTGTACA GACCTCCTGTGTGGCCACGGGAGATTCTGGAGCCTGTTATAATCAGCGCTGGCCTTCCTCTGGTCCTGCCCTGCGACGCTCCACCAGGCCCCCCTAAACCTGAAACCTACTGGATGTCCAGCT gtTCGTATGCAAGACCTTTCAACTGGCCTGTTCAGACAGCTTTTCCCACCATGCAGGCTGTGCGGCAGGATCGCAGAGTTTCCATGGGGGTCAATGGAGATTTGTATTTCTCTAATGTGCTGGTTAATGACTCCACCACTGATTACTGCTGTAGCGCTCGATTTCCTTATAAGAATATGATTCAGCAAAAGATGCCTGTGGTTGTGAAGGTGCTTACAA CTCGAACAGTGGCCGAGGCCGCCCCCACCTGGCTGTCTCCCAAAGGCTCATCCAGCTCCATTCTTGTGCTTCAAGGGGAAGAGCTGCTTCTCGAGTGCATAGCTGGAGGGAT GCCGACTCCTCGCATCACCTGGACTAAGGACGGCGAGGACCTGCCAGTGACATCAAGTATGAAAGtgaaaaacttcaacaaaatgattcaaattcCAAAGGCGTCTTTTGAAGATGCTGGAGAGTACATGTGTGCAGCTACCAACAGGATCGGGTATATTGAGCACACAATAACAGTCAGGGTCAGAG CGGCTCCATTCTGGTTGGAAAGGCCTACAAATTTGATCTTGGCTCCTGAGGAAAACGGACAGCTGGTGTGCCGCTCTGATGGGGCTCCTCGACCGACAATAAGCTGGTCCATAAACGGGGAACCAATTGAga CGTCTACACCACAGTCTAACAGGCAGGTGTCTGGAGAAACGATAACCTTTCGCAGTGTGTCCACAGAAAACACTGCTGTCTATCAGTGCAATGCCTCCAATGAGCATGGGTACCTACTGGCCAATGCATTTGTCAATGTGCTAC ATGCAACGCCTCGTATTATTGGGCCCAGGAATGAGCTCATAAAGACGATAGAGGGACATCGTGCCTTTTTAGACTGTCGCTTCTTTGGCTCTCCCGTTCCTGAACTGCGATG GTCCAGATACGGACAAGGAAATCTTGAGGGAAATCGTTTCAGGATCCATAGGAACGGGACCCTGGAGATCAAACGCATCCAGATAGAAGACCAGGGTACCTATCTGTGTGTGATCAGCAACATTGCAGGgagagatgagaatcaagtcCGAGTAGAGGTCAAAG AGCCCATAATAATTGTGACCAAACCACAGAGTATGAAAGTCCTGCGTGGAAGTGATGTGCGCCTGGAGTGTGGCGTAAAACCAGACACCGCTGCATCAATCACAACAGcatggatgaaaaacaaaaagcaagctGCTCTCAGTTGGAG AGTCTCTATGGATGGATCAAATCTGGTCATTACTAATGTAAATAGAGGTGATGAAGGGAATTACACATGTGTCATCCAAAATGACCTGGAACAGAAGTCTGCATCAGCACACCTAATG aCCGACCAAGTCCTCCGACTGACTTGGAACTGTCAGATCCATATGAGCGCAGTGTGCGACTCAGTTGGGTTCCTGGAGACAGCAACCACAGCCCCATTAATG aGTATTTAG
- the LOC114146029 gene encoding piggyBac transposable element-derived protein 3-like, producing MARCRFQNIMRHLRFDDMLTRRERAETDKFAAISDVWGSFVTNCIASFNPGRHITIDEQLYPSKTRCCFLQYIATKPDKFGIRFWVACDLKSKYICNVFPYLGKDPSRPSGERLSESVVMRLMEPFMDKGRTVTTDNLFTSLSLAQRLLSRKTTILGTVNKRRREIPQSTSQTDRTAFTTQVFSTTGATLTVYAPKRKKAVYILSSMHSVVETEDTTKRKPNTVTDYNKTKCGVDVMDQMVREYSVRAGTQRWPVAVFYNMVDMAALNAHVLYQACIGVKERRVDFLVELAKELGNFHVNEKKAHKEKLLREQPSTPSPGKRAKCQVNHRCKTNNATVRCVDCYRYTCGKCTRAIPWQCQVCSDSADGL from the coding sequence ATGGCCCGATGCCGCTTCCAAAACATCATGCGACACCTGCGTTTTGATGACATGCTTACACGCAGAGAGCGAGCGGAGACCGATAAGTTTGCTGCAATCTCCGATGTTTGGGGATCGTTTGTCACCAACTGCATCGCATCCTTCAACCCTGGTCGACACATCACTATTGATGAACAGCTTTATCCATCAAAGACTCGCTGCTGTTTcctgcaatacatagcaacaaaACCGGACAAGTTTGGCATCAGGTTTTGGGTGGCTTGCGACTTGAAGTCAAAGTATATCTGCAATGTCTTCCCATATCTCGGCAAGGACCCCAGTCGTCCCAGCGGGGAGAGACTGTCCGAGTCTGTAGTGATGAGGCTGATGGAACCGTTCATGGACAAGGGCAGAACTGTAACCACGGACAATTTATTCACATCACTGTCACTTGCACAACGACTGCTTAGCCGGAAAACCACTATCCTCGGCACAGTCAACAAGAGACGCCGGGAAATTCCTCAATCCACTTCACAGACGGATCGCACTGCATTCaccactcaggtgttttcaacCACTGGTGCCACGCTGACGGTGTATGCGCCCAAAAGGAAGAAGGCCGTTTACATTCTCAGCAGCATGCACAGCGTGGTTGAGACTGAGGATACCACCAAAAGGAAGCCAAACACGGTCacggactacaacaaaacaaagtgtggTGTGGATGTCATGGACCAAATGGTGCGGGAGTACAGCGTGCGTGCAGGAACACAGAGATGGCCAGTTGCGGTGTTCTACAACATggttgacatggcagcactgaatgcacatgtgctgtatcaggcatgcattggggtgaaGGAGAGACGGGTAGACTTCCTTGTTGAACTTGCTAAAGAGTTGGGTAACTTTCATGTGaatgagaagaaggcacacaaggaaaAACTGCTTCGggaacaaccttccacacccagcccaggcaaaagggcgaagtgtcaagtcaaccatcgatgcaagACCAATAATGcgactgtgagatgcgttgactGCTACAGGTACACATGTGGCAAATGCACCAGGGCCATACCCTGGCAGTGCCAGGTATGTTCTGACAGTGCAGACGGACTGTGA
- the nfascb gene encoding neurofascin isoform X2, with translation MRTLVGPGLLLFLWQSIWALDVPLETRQPPTIIKQSLQEHIVDPKETMVMECEAKGNPHPIFSWRRNGKYFNVARDSQVSMRRRSGTLDIYAKHNPEQYEAEYQCVASNLYGSAYTHKIRLRLYRPPVWPREILEPVIISAGLPLVLPCDAPPGPPKPETYWMSSCSYARPFNWPVQTAFPTMQAVRQDRRVSMGVNGDLYFSNVLVNDSTTDYCCSARFPYKNMIQQKMPVVVKVLTTRTVAEAAPTWLSPKGSSSSILVLQGEELLLECIAGGMPTPRITWTKDGEDLPVTSSMKVKNFNKMIQIPKASFEDAGEYMCAATNRIGYIEHTITVRVRAAPFWLERPTNLILAPEENGQLVCRSDGAPRPTISWSINGEPIETSTPQSNRQVSGETITFRSVSTENTAVYQCNASNEHGYLLANAFVNVLHATPRIIGPRNELIKTIEGHRAFLDCRFFGSPVPELRWSRYGQGNLEGNRFRIHRNGTLEIKRIQIEDQGTYLCVISNIAGRDENQVRVEVKEPIIIVTKPQSMKVLRGSDVRLECGVKPDTAASITTAWMKNKKQAALSWRVSMDGSNLVITNVNRGDEGNYTCVIQNDLEQKSASAHLMVMDRPSPPTDLELSDPYERSVRLSWVPGDSNHSPINEYLVQYDDDDWIPGKWKNLSTYPGSLNSVMLHLSPFTYYEFRVIANNEIGSSRPSRPSKRFQTSGAPPDVIPKNLKGVGTWRNNMEISWEPLTWREWNGPHLKYLVWWRRRDSREEWKNATTKWLKYYIYDADTFTPYEIKVQAVNDFGLGPESPVVTGYSGEDRPIAAPLNLRVSDIESTQVTLHWDPVTRESIMGELKEYKVYYWRDSSQLRWHRVNRGMRSKVFPNSDPEPSGVVTDLIPYSNYKMYIVVTNSRYEGPPSNHIHFSTPEGVPSAPKSFRIQQRHLDSIYVDWDLPEEPNGVITGYSLKYQTVNASRGEELKVEEFPPNVTSFSIRRYDRYTRYRFSVAAHTRVGLGEWHTEESPHYTTEIYAQDQVDISTQGWFIGIMCAVALIVLILLIVCFIKRSRGGKYPVRNKKDISLELVDDKDQEGTFDYRIARVSTLPYPRREEERGLQRAQPSVAAILKRSDSDDSLVEYGEGGEIQFNEDGSFIGQYTGTRRDVRDLDFGGNLELHSPMNTIYSLA, from the exons CCAGACAACCTCCAACCATCATAAAGCAGTCGTTACAGGAGCACATTGTGGATCCCAAAGAAACAATGGTCATGGAGTGTGAAGCCAAAGGCAACCCTCATCCTAT TTTCTCATGGAGGCGTAACGGGAAGTACTTCAATGTGGCCCGTGACTCCCAGGTGTCAATGCGCAGGCGCTCAGGGACTCTAGACATCTATGCCAAACACAATCCTGAACAGTACGAAGCAGAGTATCAGTGCGTTGCCTCCAATCTGTATGGGTCCGCATACACACACAAGATCAGACTACGGCTGTACA GACCTCCTGTGTGGCCACGGGAGATTCTGGAGCCTGTTATAATCAGCGCTGGCCTTCCTCTGGTCCTGCCCTGCGACGCTCCACCAGGCCCCCCTAAACCTGAAACCTACTGGATGTCCAGCT gtTCGTATGCAAGACCTTTCAACTGGCCTGTTCAGACAGCTTTTCCCACCATGCAGGCTGTGCGGCAGGATCGCAGAGTTTCCATGGGGGTCAATGGAGATTTGTATTTCTCTAATGTGCTGGTTAATGACTCCACCACTGATTACTGCTGTAGCGCTCGATTTCCTTATAAGAATATGATTCAGCAAAAGATGCCTGTGGTTGTGAAGGTGCTTACAA CTCGAACAGTGGCCGAGGCCGCCCCCACCTGGCTGTCTCCCAAAGGCTCATCCAGCTCCATTCTTGTGCTTCAAGGGGAAGAGCTGCTTCTCGAGTGCATAGCTGGAGGGAT GCCGACTCCTCGCATCACCTGGACTAAGGACGGCGAGGACCTGCCAGTGACATCAAGTATGAAAGtgaaaaacttcaacaaaatgattcaaattcCAAAGGCGTCTTTTGAAGATGCTGGAGAGTACATGTGTGCAGCTACCAACAGGATCGGGTATATTGAGCACACAATAACAGTCAGGGTCAGAG CGGCTCCATTCTGGTTGGAAAGGCCTACAAATTTGATCTTGGCTCCTGAGGAAAACGGACAGCTGGTGTGCCGCTCTGATGGGGCTCCTCGACCGACAATAAGCTGGTCCATAAACGGGGAACCAATTGAga CGTCTACACCACAGTCTAACAGGCAGGTGTCTGGAGAAACGATAACCTTTCGCAGTGTGTCCACAGAAAACACTGCTGTCTATCAGTGCAATGCCTCCAATGAGCATGGGTACCTACTGGCCAATGCATTTGTCAATGTGCTAC ATGCAACGCCTCGTATTATTGGGCCCAGGAATGAGCTCATAAAGACGATAGAGGGACATCGTGCCTTTTTAGACTGTCGCTTCTTTGGCTCTCCCGTTCCTGAACTGCGATG GTCCAGATACGGACAAGGAAATCTTGAGGGAAATCGTTTCAGGATCCATAGGAACGGGACCCTGGAGATCAAACGCATCCAGATAGAAGACCAGGGTACCTATCTGTGTGTGATCAGCAACATTGCAGGgagagatgagaatcaagtcCGAGTAGAGGTCAAAG AGCCCATAATAATTGTGACCAAACCACAGAGTATGAAAGTCCTGCGTGGAAGTGATGTGCGCCTGGAGTGTGGCGTAAAACCAGACACCGCTGCATCAATCACAACAGcatggatgaaaaacaaaaagcaagctGCTCTCAGTTGGAG AGTCTCTATGGATGGATCAAATCTGGTCATTACTAATGTAAATAGAGGTGATGAAGGGAATTACACATGTGTCATCCAAAATGACCTGGAACAGAAGTCTGCATCAGCACACCTAATGGTGATGG aCCGACCAAGTCCTCCGACTGACTTGGAACTGTCAGATCCATATGAGCGCAGTGTGCGACTCAGTTGGGTTCCTGGAGACAGCAACCACAGCCCCATTAATG aGTATTTAGTGCaatatgatgatgatgactggATACCAGGGAAGTGGAAAAACCTATCAACATACCCAGGAAGTCTCAACTCTGTCATGCTGCatctgtcacctttcacctactatGAGTTCAGGGTTATTGCTAACAATGAAATTGGATCGAGTCGTCCCAGTCGGCCATCTAAGCGCTTCCAGACCAGCGGCGCAC CTCCCGATGTCATTCCAAAGAATCTGAAAGGGGTGGGTACATGGAGAAATAACATGGAAATCAGCTGGGAG CCTCTGACATGGCGAGAGTGGAATGGACCACACTTGAAGTATCTGGTTTGGTGGAGAAGAAGAGATTCCAGAGAGGAGTGGAAAAATGCAACTACAAAGTGGCTGAAGTATTACATATATGACGCAGACACATTCACCCCCTACGAGATCAAAGTCCAGGCAGTCAATGACTTTGGGCTTGGACCTGAGTCGCCCGTGGTCACTGGTTACTCTGGTGAAGACC GTCCGATAGCGGCCCCCCTGAACTTGAGAGTGTCTGACATCGAGAGCACTCAGGTTACATTACATTGGGACCCAGTGACACGTGAATCTATTATGGGAGAACTCAAGGAATACAAG GTCTACTACTGGAGAGACAGCAGCCAGCTGAGGTGGCACAGGGTCAACAGAGGCATGAGGTCGAAAGTGTTTCCAAACAGCGATCCAGAACCTTCAGGCGTTGTCACTGACCTCATTCCTTATAGCAATTACAAGATGTACATAGTAGTGACAAACAGCCGGTATGAAGGACCGCCAAGTAATCACATCCACTTCTCCACACCGGAAggag TACCATCTGCTCCAAAATCCTTCAGGATCCAACAGCGACATCTGGACAGCATTTATGTTGACTGGGACCTACCAGAAGAGCCTAATGGTGTTATCACTGGTTACAGCCTGAAATACCAGACAG TGAATGCAAGCAGAGGAGAAGAGCTGAAAGTGGAGGAGTTCCCACCAAATGTGACAAGCTTCTCTATTCGGCGATACGACCGCTACACTCGCTACAGATTCTCTGTGGCTGCACACACTCGGGTCGGGCTGGGAGAATGGCATACGGAGGAGTCTCCCCACTACACCACAGAGA TATATGCTCAGGACCAGGTGGACATTTCCACTCAGGGGTGGTTTATTGGCATCATGTGTGCTGTGGCTCTCATCGTCCTCATCCTCCTCATAGTGTGTTTCATCAAGAGGAGCCGAGGAGGAAAATATCCAG TGCgcaacaaaaaagacatttcattgGAACTGGTGGATGATAAAGATCAGGAGGGAACATTTGATTACAG gaTAGCACGTGTCTCAACTTTGCCCTATCCTCGGCG AGAGGAGGAAAGAGGGCTCCAGAGAGCTCAGCCATCTGTGGCGGCGATACTGAAGAGATCAGACAGTGATGACAGCCTGGTTGAATatggagaaggaggagaaatcCAGTTCAATGAGGACGGATCGTTCATCGGCCAGTATACAGGAACAAGGAGAGATGTCAGGGACTTGGACTTTGGTGGAAATCTAGAGCTCCACTCTCCGATGAATACCATCTACTCTCTGGCATGA
- the nfascb gene encoding neurofascin isoform X1, which translates to MRTLVGPGLLLFLWQSIWALDVPLETRQPPTIIKQSLQEHIVDPKETMVMECEAKGNPHPIFSWRRNGKYFNVARDSQVSMRRRSGTLDIYAKHNPEQYEAEYQCVASNLYGSAYTHKIRLRLYRPPVWPREILEPVIISAGLPLVLPCDAPPGPPKPETYWMSSCSYARPFNWPVQTAFPTMQAVRQDRRVSMGVNGDLYFSNVLVNDSTTDYCCSARFPYKNMIQQKMPVVVKVLTTRTVAEAAPTWLSPKGSSSSILVLQGEELLLECIAGGMPTPRITWTKDGEDLPVTSSMKVKNFNKMIQIPKASFEDAGEYMCAATNRIGYIEHTITVRVRAAPFWLERPTNLILAPEENGQLVCRSDGAPRPTISWSINGEPIETSTPQSNRQVSGETITFRSVSTENTAVYQCNASNEHGYLLANAFVNVLHATPRIIGPRNELIKTIEGHRAFLDCRFFGSPVPELRWSRYGQGNLEGNRFRIHRNGTLEIKRIQIEDQGTYLCVISNIAGRDENQVRVEVKEPIIIVTKPQSMKVLRGSDVRLECGVKPDTAASITTAWMKNKKQAALSWRVSMDGSNLVITNVNRGDEGNYTCVIQNDLEQKSASAHLMVMDRPSPPTDLELSDPYERSVRLSWVPGDSNHSPINEYLVQYDDDDWIPGKWKNLSTYPGSLNSVMLHLSPFTYYEFRVIANNEIGSSRPSRPSKRFQTSGAPPDVIPKNLKGVGTWRNNMEISWEPLTWREWNGPHLKYLVWWRRRDSREEWKNATTKWLKYYIYDADTFTPYEIKVQAVNDFGLGPESPVVTGYSGEDRPIAAPLNLRVSDIESTQVTLHWDPVTRESIMGELKEYKVYYWRDSSQLRWHRVNRGMRSKVFPNSDPEPSGVVTDLIPYSNYKMYIVVTNSRYEGPPSNHIHFSTPEGVPSAPKSFRIQQRHLDSIYVDWDLPEEPNGVITGYSLKYQTVNASRGEELKVEEFPPNVTSFSIRRYDRYTRYRFSVAAHTRVGLGEWHTEESPHYTTEIYAQDQVDISTQGWFIGIMCAVALIVLILLIVCFIKRSRGGKYPVRNKKDISLELVDDKDQEGTFDYRSLERIARVSTLPYPRREEERGLQRAQPSVAAILKRSDSDDSLVEYGEGGEIQFNEDGSFIGQYTGTRRDVRDLDFGGNLELHSPMNTIYSLA; encoded by the exons CCAGACAACCTCCAACCATCATAAAGCAGTCGTTACAGGAGCACATTGTGGATCCCAAAGAAACAATGGTCATGGAGTGTGAAGCCAAAGGCAACCCTCATCCTAT TTTCTCATGGAGGCGTAACGGGAAGTACTTCAATGTGGCCCGTGACTCCCAGGTGTCAATGCGCAGGCGCTCAGGGACTCTAGACATCTATGCCAAACACAATCCTGAACAGTACGAAGCAGAGTATCAGTGCGTTGCCTCCAATCTGTATGGGTCCGCATACACACACAAGATCAGACTACGGCTGTACA GACCTCCTGTGTGGCCACGGGAGATTCTGGAGCCTGTTATAATCAGCGCTGGCCTTCCTCTGGTCCTGCCCTGCGACGCTCCACCAGGCCCCCCTAAACCTGAAACCTACTGGATGTCCAGCT gtTCGTATGCAAGACCTTTCAACTGGCCTGTTCAGACAGCTTTTCCCACCATGCAGGCTGTGCGGCAGGATCGCAGAGTTTCCATGGGGGTCAATGGAGATTTGTATTTCTCTAATGTGCTGGTTAATGACTCCACCACTGATTACTGCTGTAGCGCTCGATTTCCTTATAAGAATATGATTCAGCAAAAGATGCCTGTGGTTGTGAAGGTGCTTACAA CTCGAACAGTGGCCGAGGCCGCCCCCACCTGGCTGTCTCCCAAAGGCTCATCCAGCTCCATTCTTGTGCTTCAAGGGGAAGAGCTGCTTCTCGAGTGCATAGCTGGAGGGAT GCCGACTCCTCGCATCACCTGGACTAAGGACGGCGAGGACCTGCCAGTGACATCAAGTATGAAAGtgaaaaacttcaacaaaatgattcaaattcCAAAGGCGTCTTTTGAAGATGCTGGAGAGTACATGTGTGCAGCTACCAACAGGATCGGGTATATTGAGCACACAATAACAGTCAGGGTCAGAG CGGCTCCATTCTGGTTGGAAAGGCCTACAAATTTGATCTTGGCTCCTGAGGAAAACGGACAGCTGGTGTGCCGCTCTGATGGGGCTCCTCGACCGACAATAAGCTGGTCCATAAACGGGGAACCAATTGAga CGTCTACACCACAGTCTAACAGGCAGGTGTCTGGAGAAACGATAACCTTTCGCAGTGTGTCCACAGAAAACACTGCTGTCTATCAGTGCAATGCCTCCAATGAGCATGGGTACCTACTGGCCAATGCATTTGTCAATGTGCTAC ATGCAACGCCTCGTATTATTGGGCCCAGGAATGAGCTCATAAAGACGATAGAGGGACATCGTGCCTTTTTAGACTGTCGCTTCTTTGGCTCTCCCGTTCCTGAACTGCGATG GTCCAGATACGGACAAGGAAATCTTGAGGGAAATCGTTTCAGGATCCATAGGAACGGGACCCTGGAGATCAAACGCATCCAGATAGAAGACCAGGGTACCTATCTGTGTGTGATCAGCAACATTGCAGGgagagatgagaatcaagtcCGAGTAGAGGTCAAAG AGCCCATAATAATTGTGACCAAACCACAGAGTATGAAAGTCCTGCGTGGAAGTGATGTGCGCCTGGAGTGTGGCGTAAAACCAGACACCGCTGCATCAATCACAACAGcatggatgaaaaacaaaaagcaagctGCTCTCAGTTGGAG AGTCTCTATGGATGGATCAAATCTGGTCATTACTAATGTAAATAGAGGTGATGAAGGGAATTACACATGTGTCATCCAAAATGACCTGGAACAGAAGTCTGCATCAGCACACCTAATGGTGATGG aCCGACCAAGTCCTCCGACTGACTTGGAACTGTCAGATCCATATGAGCGCAGTGTGCGACTCAGTTGGGTTCCTGGAGACAGCAACCACAGCCCCATTAATG aGTATTTAGTGCaatatgatgatgatgactggATACCAGGGAAGTGGAAAAACCTATCAACATACCCAGGAAGTCTCAACTCTGTCATGCTGCatctgtcacctttcacctactatGAGTTCAGGGTTATTGCTAACAATGAAATTGGATCGAGTCGTCCCAGTCGGCCATCTAAGCGCTTCCAGACCAGCGGCGCAC CTCCCGATGTCATTCCAAAGAATCTGAAAGGGGTGGGTACATGGAGAAATAACATGGAAATCAGCTGGGAG CCTCTGACATGGCGAGAGTGGAATGGACCACACTTGAAGTATCTGGTTTGGTGGAGAAGAAGAGATTCCAGAGAGGAGTGGAAAAATGCAACTACAAAGTGGCTGAAGTATTACATATATGACGCAGACACATTCACCCCCTACGAGATCAAAGTCCAGGCAGTCAATGACTTTGGGCTTGGACCTGAGTCGCCCGTGGTCACTGGTTACTCTGGTGAAGACC GTCCGATAGCGGCCCCCCTGAACTTGAGAGTGTCTGACATCGAGAGCACTCAGGTTACATTACATTGGGACCCAGTGACACGTGAATCTATTATGGGAGAACTCAAGGAATACAAG GTCTACTACTGGAGAGACAGCAGCCAGCTGAGGTGGCACAGGGTCAACAGAGGCATGAGGTCGAAAGTGTTTCCAAACAGCGATCCAGAACCTTCAGGCGTTGTCACTGACCTCATTCCTTATAGCAATTACAAGATGTACATAGTAGTGACAAACAGCCGGTATGAAGGACCGCCAAGTAATCACATCCACTTCTCCACACCGGAAggag TACCATCTGCTCCAAAATCCTTCAGGATCCAACAGCGACATCTGGACAGCATTTATGTTGACTGGGACCTACCAGAAGAGCCTAATGGTGTTATCACTGGTTACAGCCTGAAATACCAGACAG TGAATGCAAGCAGAGGAGAAGAGCTGAAAGTGGAGGAGTTCCCACCAAATGTGACAAGCTTCTCTATTCGGCGATACGACCGCTACACTCGCTACAGATTCTCTGTGGCTGCACACACTCGGGTCGGGCTGGGAGAATGGCATACGGAGGAGTCTCCCCACTACACCACAGAGA TATATGCTCAGGACCAGGTGGACATTTCCACTCAGGGGTGGTTTATTGGCATCATGTGTGCTGTGGCTCTCATCGTCCTCATCCTCCTCATAGTGTGTTTCATCAAGAGGAGCCGAGGAGGAAAATATCCAG TGCgcaacaaaaaagacatttcattgGAACTGGTGGATGATAAAGATCAGGAGGGAACATTTGATTACAG GTCCCTTGAAAG gaTAGCACGTGTCTCAACTTTGCCCTATCCTCGGCG AGAGGAGGAAAGAGGGCTCCAGAGAGCTCAGCCATCTGTGGCGGCGATACTGAAGAGATCAGACAGTGATGACAGCCTGGTTGAATatggagaaggaggagaaatcCAGTTCAATGAGGACGGATCGTTCATCGGCCAGTATACAGGAACAAGGAGAGATGTCAGGGACTTGGACTTTGGTGGAAATCTAGAGCTCCACTCTCCGATGAATACCATCTACTCTCTGGCATGA